The Photobacterium sanguinicancri genome includes the window CCAACTGGCATTTACCAACTATGGGTGCGCTACCAAGTGTGGGGGATTTTTCACTGACAGTTTGGCTTTCTGTACCTGTGACGGTTTTTGCATTTAGTCATGCAGCTGCAATCTCAAGTTTTGCCCAAGCGCAGCGTCGTCACTACGGTAAAGCCGCTAACGATAAAGCGGAACATATTCTAAAGCGTACCTCTATCATGCTGATTGGCTTTGTACTGTTCTTCGTTTTCTCTTGTGTCTTAAGCTTAAGCCCAGAGCAACTACTTGAAGCGAAAGCGCAGAATGTCTCTGTACTGTCTTACCTTGCTAATATTCATGACAATCCTTTTATTGTTCTGCTTGGTCCGCTGATTGCCTTTATTGCCATATCATCATCATTTCTTGGTCACTTTTTAGGTGCGCGCGAGAGTTTTAATGGTTTAGTCCGTAAGCATTCTAGTTTGTCGCCAAAAGCGACAGATAAAGCGGGAATTGTCTTTATGATGCTGAGTATTTGGGGAGCAGCTGTGATGAACCCGAGTATTTTAGGCATGATGGAAGCCTTTTCAGGCCCAGTGATTGCGATGATTTTATTTATCATGCCAGTTATTGCGGTTTATAAAGTTGAATCGTTACGCCGTTATCGTGGCAAAGTGAGTAATCACTTTATTTTAGTGGTTGGTGTGCTGGCGGTATCTGCAATCTTATTCAATTTTTAACCGTGCGCTATTGATATAAGCGGAGTCAGGGTTAGTAGATACTGACTAATAGGTAAAAGAAAAGGGTGTCACTGATTCAGTGACACCCTTTTTTGTTTCATTTTCAGGCTGGCTTATAGCTTAAACTGATTAATTTCTTGTTGTAGCTGATGTGACAATGAAGAGAGTTCAGCAGCTTGTCGCGCAGCTTCGTCGGCTTCTAATGCCAGTTCATCAGACACATCGCGAATACCCTGAGTATTGCGAGTGATTTCTTCTGTAACTGAAGATTGCTCTTCAGCAGCAGAGGCAATTTGTGTCGCCATATCGCTAATATTGGTCACTGCTGTATTAATCTGTGACAGGCTAGCAGAGGCTGCGTTTGCATCATCAACTGAAGTTTCAGCTAAGTGGCGACTGTTTTCCATTATACCGACAGCGCGACCTGTTGTTTGCTGTAGCGTCTCAATCATCTGCTGGATTTCTTGCGTTGAAGCGTGAGTACGTTGGCTCAATACACGTACTTCATCGGCTACAACGGCGAAGCCACGGCCTTGTTCACCTGCACGAGCAGCTTCAATTGCGGCATTCAATGCCAGTAGGTTAGTTTGCTCGGCAATCCCTTGAATGGTCGAAAGGATAGTATTGATACTTTGCGCATGTGTATTTAACTCACCAATCACACCTGTTGCGGTTTCGACTTCACCGGCAAGGCTAGAGATCGAGTGCTGACTTTGGGTAACTTGGGTTGAACCATGCTCTGCTGCACTCACCGTTTCACCTGATGTTTGCGCGGTATTATCTGCATTACCGGCGATTTCCTGTGTTGCTGCCGCCATTTCATTAATCGCAGTGGCAACCATATTGATTTCATCTTGTTGATGTTGAATACGAGTGCTGCGTTCTTCTGCTTGCGATGCCGTTGTTTGCGCTTGTTGGCCTAACGAATCAGAAACATCACGTAAGCGCATCACCATTTGGTGCATGTTACCGACAAAGCGGTTGAAATTAAGAGCTAGTTGACCGACTTCATCATCGCTGCGTGGCTCAAGACGCTGGGTTAAATCGCCTTCCCCTGATGCGATTTCTGCGAGTGCATCAGATACACGCATAAGATCGCGGAACAAGAAGTTAACTAGCCAAGCCACAATAGCGACCACAATAATAGTGATCACAATCGAGGTGATGAACAGTTGGCGCATCAGGCTATGCATGCTTGCTTCTTCTGTTGCTTGATCCATTTCGATACCAAGGATCCAGTCGGTATCCGGGATAGCAGTGAAGTGAACGAGCTTATCAACACCTTTGATCTGCATATTTTCAATCTGATTGGATCGCATTTGTGTATCGATGGCAGACAAGGAGAACGCACTGCTGTAGCGGTTGATAGGTTGCAGTAATAAAGACTTATTTGGATGAGCTAAAAATGTACCGTCTTGCTTATTGATCAACATGGCATAAGCATTTTTGCCTGCATCAAGGTTAATCACATCATCAATCAACTGATCGATTAGTACATCTGCGCCAACAACACCTACTAGCTGACCATTTTTACGAACGGGTTCTGCAATAGTCACTAATAGTGCGTTAGTAATGGCATCTTGATAGGCGGTAGTAATAATTTGTTTGCCAGCACTGTTTGCATCTTTGTACCAAGGTCGAGTACGTGGATCGTAGTCCGCTCGGTTACGTTCTGGATGAGAGCGGTACATATCACCTTGTGGAGTACCTAAGAAAATATCGTCAAATCCACCGGCATTACGAGCTTGCTTCAGGAAAGGAACAACATCTGCTTGGCTAGCATGATCGTTAAATGCACTAGCGATATCTCGACGGATGTTAACCCAATCACTGATACCATCGGTTGCTGCGGTTGATAGGCTATTTACGCGGGAATAAACGCCATTACGAGTTTGGTTGTTTAGTTGGTTTGCTGCCAGCCAGGTTAAAGCTGTTGCCATTAGTACAACGGCTGAAAGGCTAGCTCCAATGAGTTTTTGTTTTAATGTTAAGGTCATTGTCTACTTCAATGTCATATTTAGGAACTGTTTGGGACACTAAGTTTATAAACATACTTTTTAATATGCACGGGTATTTAATTAATTTATTAATATTTTTATTCATAATAAATGCTGCGTGTTTTTTATGACGTTTGACTTGTAATTAAGCATCAAAAAGCGACGTTTAAATGGCAGTATTGAAATATACGCCAGTGGAATACTAATCAAGTTGCATTTGTTCTGAAAAACAAAAGTAATAGAGCATTGATCGTGAAGATATTTTACGAAAGAAATAAAGCGGTATGCAAAAAAGTATATTGAAGAGGGTAAATAAAGCGTTATTTAATGAAAAGGCATAGCGCGCAATAAATGATTTACGCTATGCCTTGATTTTAACTAATAGACTCTACTACGTGTAGAGTCTGTTGGTGGGGTTATAGCTTGAAGCGGTTAATCTCTTGCTGCAATTCGTGTGATAGCTGTGATAATTCAGCTGCTTGTCGTGCTGCTTCATCGGCTTCTAGCGCCAGCTCATCAGACACATCGCGAATACCTTGGGTATTGCGGGTGATTTCTTCTGTTACCGATGACTGCTCTTCAGCGGCAGAGGCAATTTGAGTTGCCATATCACTGATGTTAGTGACGGCATTATTAATTTGCGACAAGCTTGCTGAAGCGGCATTGGCATCATCAACTGAGGTTTCCGCTAAGTGGCGGCTGTTCTCCATAATGCCCACAGCGCGGCCTGTTGTTTGCTGTAGTGTTTCAATCATCTGCTGGATTTCTTGTGTTGAAGCGTGAGTACGTTGGCTCAGTACTCGAACTTCATCGGCCACAACAGCAAAACCCCGGCCTTGCTCGCCGGCGCGTGCGGCTTCAATGGCGGCATTCAACGCAAGTAAGTTGGTTTGTTCTGCAATACCTTGAATGGTTGAAAGAATGGTGTTGATGCTTTGCGCATGTGTATTGAGCTCACCAATCACACCTGTCGCCGTTTCAACTTCACCAGCTAAGCTCGAAATAGATTGCTGACTTTGAGTGACTTGCTCAGAACCATGCTCTGCCGCGCTAACGGTTTCACCCGATGTTTGCGCAGTGTTATCTGCATTACCTGCGATCTCTTGAGTTGCTGCCGCCATTTCATTAATCGCAGTGGCAACCATGTTGATTTCATCTTGCTGGTGTTGGATGCGCGTGCTGCGCTCTTCTGCTTGTGATGCGGTTGTACGCGCTTGCTCACCTAATGAGTCAGACACATCACGTAAACGCAACACCATTTGGTGCATGTTACCGACAAAGCGGTTGAAGTTAAGGGCCAATTGACCAACTTCATCGTCACTACGTGGTTCTAAGCGTTGCGTTAAATCGCCTTCACCTGATGCAATTTCTGCTAATGCGACAGATACATGATCAAGATCGCGGAATAAAAAGTTAACCAAGAAAGTAACAGCGGCTACTACTGCCAGTGTAATTAGAATTGAAACGATGATTAATTGACGGAGGGATGACGTTAAACTTGCCTCTTCAGTGTTTCGATCCATCTCAACGCCAAGTGTCCAAGTCGTATTTGGAACTTGTATAAAGTAAATTAATTTATCGTCACCATCAATATTGAGAGTTTCAATTGATTTATCTTGTATTGCTTTTTTAATACTTGATTGGTTGAACTCACTATTATATTGGCTGATTGGTTTTAGCAATAAGTTTTTATTTGGATGTGCTAAGAATGTACCATCACGGTTATCCAGTAACATCGCATAAGCATTTTTACCTGCATCTAGGTTAACCACTTCATCAATAAGCTGATCAATTAAAACATCTGAACCAATTACGCCAACTAGGCGGCCATTTTTATACACAGGTTCAGTAATGGTTACCATGAGTGAACCACTCATTGCATCACGGTAAGCTGATGTAATTGTTTGTTTACCTTCTGCCGCTGCACCCTTGTACCACGGGCGCTCACGTGGGTCGTAAGCACTGTAGTTACGATCAGATATAGAGCCATAGACCTTGCCATTACTGTCACTGAAGTAGATGTCTTCAAAGTCACCAGCTTGTTTTGCTTGTTGTAGAAAAGGCGTTGGATTAGTGCTGTTTATATAAGGTGAGAATGCTTTGGTAATACTACCTCGAATATTAACCCATTCACGAACTGTATTACTTGCGGCATTTGTTAAGCTGTATGCGCGAGAAATTACACCATTACGTGTCTCATTATATAACTGGTCGGAAGCTAACCAAGTTAATGCGGTTGCCATAATAACAACTGCCGCTAAACTAGCACTGATGAACTTCTTCTTTAAAGATAATTTCATAGTTTTTATGATTATATTGAAAAGGAATTATATTTTAGCTTTAAAGTTATAATTGTGCACGTGTTTGTTTTATAGGGCAGATTGTTTTACTGTTAAATTTGTATTTTAATTATTTTTGAATAATAAAATTAATTGTGGATATAAAAGTTATTTATCATCGTATATAAAAAATAAACTTTTTAGTTTTAATTTATAAATTAAACTAAATGTGAGATTTGTATTATACGCAATTCGTGGTGCATATTTTAATTTGGATGTTTAGACGTCTAGATGTTGACTCGGCTAGGGGTTAGTTTTAGTCTAAGCCAAATTCTAAAATAGATGACTAAAGCCATCATGCCGAACACAACACAATCTCAGTCTGATCAGCCCATTGCGCCGTCAGCACTTGCGCTCTTACCGCTAGGGGTATTTCTAACCCTCTTTATTGGTGTCGGGAGTTATTTAACCTTTCAAGGTGTCGATTTTGCCTTCTACCAGTTACCAGCCCCTGTTGCAGCATTACCAGCTGTCGTTGTTGCGCTATTACTGAGTAAAAATAAACTGAATAAAGCGATAGAGCAGTTTATTAAAGGTGTAGGCCATGGCGATATTATCGCTATGTGTATGATTTATTTATTAGCGGGTGCCTTTGCGTCTGTTGCGAAAGCAACGGGTGGGGTAGATGCGACCGTTAACCTTGGTTTGTCGATGCTACCGTCAAGCTTGATTCTGCCGGGTATTTTCGTTATTTCTGCCTTTATTGCGACGGCGATGGGCACATCAATGGGCACAATTGCAGCGGTTGCCCCCGTTGCTTTAGGTATTGCGCAAGCTGCAGGTATGGATGTTGCTCTAACTGCGGGTGTGGTACTGAGCGGTGCCATGTTTGGTGATAACTTATCTATTATCTCTGATACAACGATTGCCTCGACACGCTCACAAGGCTGTCAGATGCGCGATAAATTCAAAGAGAATATCGGCATTGCTTTGCCTGCTGCTATTGCCGCGATTTTATTGTTTGCGGCGAGTAGTACCGCCACTGATGTGCCAGCAACGGGTGATGTTGAATGGTTGAAGGTGCTGCCTTACATTACCATTTTAGTACTCGCGGTATCTGGCGTGAATGTCTTTGTGGTACTTAGCTTGGGTATTGTTCTTGCTGGTGGCGTTGGTTTAGTGGCAACAGATGGCTATGGCTTCGCGACGTATGCGAAAGATATCTATGCTGGTTTTGGCAATATGCAAGAGATCTTCTTACTGTCGATGTTAATTGGCGGTATGGGCGAGTTAATGCGCCAACAAGGTGGCTTAGCGTATCTAACACAGCTGATTAGTCGTGTGATTAACGTGTTTAGTAAAGCGCACACGAAAGGACAAAACTTGCGTGCCAGCGAATTGGGTATCGCGAGCCTTGTTAGTCTAACTAACTGCTGTACTGCTAATAATACGGTGGCGATTATCGTATCGGGTGGTGTCGCGCGTGAGCTAGCTGAAACCAACGGTGTGACGCCTCGTCGAGCGGCAAGTTTGCTTGATATATTCTCGTGTGTCATCCAAGGTATTCTACCGTACGGCGCGCAAGCACTATTATTGGGCTCTGTTTTTGGCTTATCACCATTAGAAGTGGTGAGTCATTCTTATTACTGTTTCTTCTTAGCGATTGCTGCTGTTGCTGCTGTGTTTATTAAGCATGCAGCGCGTGAGGCTGCTACTGCCTAGTGAGCCTTATACACAATTATGCGTAAGCATAGATAAAGCCAATTCTTATCAAGCTCTACTTCGGTAGAGCTTTTTTATGCAAATTTGCAATAAATCAGACAATTAGTGCCACTGTAGGGTGAGCTAACCGACATATTCATGAAATGGATGCACTTGATATCAGTAATTATTTTAAACTAACGCCGATTTCTACTCCTAACGGTTGCCTTTTTGAGCGCAGTAAAGAGTAGTGGCATAAAGGAATAATAATAACTGAATTAAGGTGATATTCATGAAGCAACGCCTATTTGCTAAGACTGCATTAAGTGCAGCTTTACTTGCAGTACTCAGTGGCTGTGCAAGCCAAGCTGATAGTAACGCTCCTACGTGGGATGCTGATAAAGCCTACAAAATTACTATCCTTCACACGAACGATAACCATGGCCGTTTTTGGGAAAACAAATACGGTGAGTATGGTATGGCTGCGCGTAAAACCCTGCTTGACCAAATTCGTACTGAAGTAAAAGCTGAAGGTGGCACAACGTTGCTTCTTTCTGGTGGCGATATCAACACCGGTGTACCTGAATCAGATCTTCAAGATGCTGAGCCTGATTTTAAAGGCATGAACATGCTAGGTTACGATGCAATGGCATTGGGTAATCACGAATTTGATAACCCACTTGATGTACTTCGTAAGCAAGAAGGTTGGGCTGACTTCCCATTTCTTTCTGCCAATATTTACGATAAAAAAACCGGTGAGCGTTTATTCCAGCCGTATCAAATCTTTGAACAACAAGGTATCAAAATTGCGGTTATCGGCCTAACAACGGAAGATACTGCAAAAATTGGTAACCCTGAATATATCGGTGGGGTAGAGTTCCGCGATCCTAAAGCTGAAGCGAAAAAAGTGATTGCAGAGCTGCGTGAAACTGAAAATCCTGACGTGATCATTGCCGCGACTCACATGGGTCACTATGCCAATGGTAACCGTGGTGTGAATGCGCCGGGTGATGTTGCATTAGCGCGCTACCTTCAAGAAGGCGA containing:
- a CDS encoding Na+/H+ antiporter NhaC family protein; translated protein: MPNTTQSQSDQPIAPSALALLPLGVFLTLFIGVGSYLTFQGVDFAFYQLPAPVAALPAVVVALLLSKNKLNKAIEQFIKGVGHGDIIAMCMIYLLAGAFASVAKATGGVDATVNLGLSMLPSSLILPGIFVISAFIATAMGTSMGTIAAVAPVALGIAQAAGMDVALTAGVVLSGAMFGDNLSIISDTTIASTRSQGCQMRDKFKENIGIALPAAIAAILLFAASSTATDVPATGDVEWLKVLPYITILVLAVSGVNVFVVLSLGIVLAGGVGLVATDGYGFATYAKDIYAGFGNMQEIFLLSMLIGGMGELMRQQGGLAYLTQLISRVINVFSKAHTKGQNLRASELGIASLVSLTNCCTANNTVAIIVSGGVARELAETNGVTPRRAASLLDIFSCVIQGILPYGAQALLLGSVFGLSPLEVVSHSYYCFFLAIAAVAAVFIKHAAREAATA
- a CDS encoding methyl-accepting chemotaxis protein, translated to MTLTLKQKLIGASLSAVVLMATALTWLAANQLNNQTRNGVYSRVNSLSTAATDGISDWVNIRRDIASAFNDHASQADVVPFLKQARNAGGFDDIFLGTPQGDMYRSHPERNRADYDPRTRPWYKDANSAGKQIITTAYQDAITNALLVTIAEPVRKNGQLVGVVGADVLIDQLIDDVINLDAGKNAYAMLINKQDGTFLAHPNKSLLLQPINRYSSAFSLSAIDTQMRSNQIENMQIKGVDKLVHFTAIPDTDWILGIEMDQATEEASMHSLMRQLFITSIVITIIVVAIVAWLVNFLFRDLMRVSDALAEIASGEGDLTQRLEPRSDDEVGQLALNFNRFVGNMHQMVMRLRDVSDSLGQQAQTTASQAEERSTRIQHQQDEINMVATAINEMAAATQEIAGNADNTAQTSGETVSAAEHGSTQVTQSQHSISSLAGEVETATGVIGELNTHAQSINTILSTIQGIAEQTNLLALNAAIEAARAGEQGRGFAVVADEVRVLSQRTHASTQEIQQMIETLQQTTGRAVGIMENSRHLAETSVDDANAASASLSQINTAVTNISDMATQIASAAEEQSSVTEEITRNTQGIRDVSDELALEADEAARQAAELSSLSHQLQQEINQFKL
- a CDS encoding methyl-accepting chemotaxis protein; its protein translation is MKLSLKKKFISASLAAVVIMATALTWLASDQLYNETRNGVISRAYSLTNAASNTVREWVNIRGSITKAFSPYINSTNPTPFLQQAKQAGDFEDIYFSDSNGKVYGSISDRNYSAYDPRERPWYKGAAAEGKQTITSAYRDAMSGSLMVTITEPVYKNGRLVGVIGSDVLIDQLIDEVVNLDAGKNAYAMLLDNRDGTFLAHPNKNLLLKPISQYNSEFNQSSIKKAIQDKSIETLNIDGDDKLIYFIQVPNTTWTLGVEMDRNTEEASLTSSLRQLIIVSILITLAVVAAVTFLVNFLFRDLDHVSVALAEIASGEGDLTQRLEPRSDDEVGQLALNFNRFVGNMHQMVLRLRDVSDSLGEQARTTASQAEERSTRIQHQQDEINMVATAINEMAAATQEIAGNADNTAQTSGETVSAAEHGSEQVTQSQQSISSLAGEVETATGVIGELNTHAQSINTILSTIQGIAEQTNLLALNAAIEAARAGEQGRGFAVVADEVRVLSQRTHASTQEIQQMIETLQQTTGRAVGIMENSRHLAETSVDDANAASASLSQINNAVTNISDMATQIASAAEEQSSVTEEITRNTQGIRDVSDELALEADEAARQAAELSQLSHELQQEINRFKL
- a CDS encoding aromatic amino acid transport family protein, translated to MSLSQDIPVSNEDVSSSSWSKHDTSWMLSLFGTAVGAGILFLPINIGAGGFWPLVLMSLLAFPMTYFAHRGLARFVLSSRNQKADFTDVVEEHFGRSAGLVISVLYFLSIFPILLIYGVGLTNTVDSFIVNQLGFGSPSRIALSGLLVFSMITIMLAGEKVMLKAFEIIVYPLAAILFCLSVYMIPNWHLPTMGALPSVGDFSLTVWLSVPVTVFAFSHAAAISSFAQAQRRHYGKAANDKAEHILKRTSIMLIGFVLFFVFSCVLSLSPEQLLEAKAQNVSVLSYLANIHDNPFIVLLGPLIAFIAISSSFLGHFLGARESFNGLVRKHSSLSPKATDKAGIVFMMLSIWGAAVMNPSILGMMEAFSGPVIAMILFIMPVIAVYKVESLRRYRGKVSNHFILVVGVLAVSAILFNF